A portion of the Actomonas aquatica genome contains these proteins:
- a CDS encoding class I SAM-dependent methyltransferase codes for MRLWHNKTVWEKLAREDPYWAVLTLPDTTGNRWEIEQFFATGRENVDTDLTYIAGQRPDLRREHALDFGCGVGRLSQALADHFAQVTGIDIAAPMIELAQKHNQHGERVRYVHNPASDLRCLPDASFDLVYSVITLQHIPTALIRGYLREFLRVCRPGGAIYFQLPAEAPVQPWRFSWYPPTLWMRFKRWFRKAAAIDPEMVMNALPKAEVIALLEKHGGTVIDTRPDHAAGDLESWSYLVTKK; via the coding sequence ATGCGACTCTGGCACAACAAAACCGTCTGGGAAAAACTCGCCCGCGAAGACCCTTACTGGGCGGTGCTCACCCTGCCCGACACCACCGGCAACCGCTGGGAGATCGAACAGTTCTTCGCCACCGGTCGCGAAAATGTGGATACAGACCTGACCTATATCGCCGGCCAACGGCCCGATCTGCGTCGCGAACACGCCCTCGATTTCGGCTGCGGGGTCGGTCGCCTGAGTCAGGCCCTCGCCGACCATTTCGCGCAGGTCACCGGCATCGACATCGCCGCACCGATGATCGAACTCGCTCAAAAACACAATCAACACGGCGAACGTGTGCGCTACGTGCACAACCCCGCCAGCGACCTGCGCTGCCTGCCCGACGCCAGCTTCGACCTCGTTTACAGCGTGATCACCCTGCAGCACATCCCCACCGCGCTCATCCGTGGTTACTTGCGGGAGTTCCTGCGCGTGTGCCGCCCCGGCGGTGCCATCTATTTCCAGCTCCCCGCCGAAGCCCCGGTGCAACCGTGGCGCTTTTCCTGGTATCCGCCGACCCTGTGGATGCGCTTTAAACGCTGGTTTCGCAAAGCCGCCGCCATCGATCCCGAGATGGTCATGAACGCCCTGCCCAAAGCGGAGGTCATCGCCCTGCTCGAAAAACACGGCGGCACGGTCATCGACACCCGTCCCGACCACGCCGCCGGCGACCTCGAAAGCTGGTCCTACCTCGTCACAAAAAAGTGA
- a CDS encoding DUF7010 family protein — translation MYNPQSPLSLDEQWRHYAASRFITMPLAGTIMWVIIGIVGLLRPGYVAEMAVFVCTGSIFYLALGLAKFTGEDLLGKTKPGNFFDRIFLSSILMAFAVYSIAIPFYLVEKSSLPMTVGILTGLMWIPFSILARHWVGLFHAGVRTAGILVAWYSLPEYRFVAIPAVVVATYLVTIVVLEKRYRALQAASL, via the coding sequence ATGTATAACCCGCAGTCCCCGCTCTCGCTCGACGAACAATGGCGCCACTACGCCGCCTCCCGCTTCATCACCATGCCGCTGGCCGGCACCATCATGTGGGTGATCATCGGCATCGTCGGCCTGCTGCGTCCGGGATACGTCGCGGAGATGGCAGTCTTCGTCTGCACCGGCTCCATCTTTTACCTCGCCCTCGGCCTGGCCAAATTCACCGGCGAGGACCTGCTCGGCAAAACCAAACCCGGCAACTTCTTCGACCGTATCTTTCTCTCCAGCATCCTCATGGCCTTCGCGGTCTACTCGATCGCCATTCCCTTTTATCTGGTCGAGAAGAGTTCGCTGCCCATGACCGTCGGCATCCTCACCGGCCTGATGTGGATCCCCTTCTCCATCCTCGCCCGCCACTGGGTCGGCCTCTTTCACGCCGGCGTCCGCACCGCCGGCATTCTGGTGGCCTGGTATTCACTCCCCGAATACCGCTTCGTCGCCATCCCCGCCGTCGTCGTCGCGACCTACCTCGTAACCATCGTCGTCCTCGAAAAACGCTACCGCGCCCTGCAGGCCGCCTCGCTGTAG
- a CDS encoding peptide ABC transporter substrate-binding protein has product MRMKALGRIAVLAAVWVGALLITAGCARDERAVDRGVQEGILYLGNGAEPPDLDPHISTGVPEFHIMDALFEGLVDIEPETGALVPGLAERWEMSADGKTYTFYLQPNAKWSDGVPIEAPEIIRGYERAINPSFGAEYAYLFEIVRGAVAYNRGETTDFSTVGFEAPDARTLVVHLEHPVPYFLTLMTYEAWNPVPMHVIEATGEPYRRGSGWTKAGVLASSGPFRLKSWQPNRVIIVDRNPHYWDADVVSLNEIHFFPIESIDTEERMFRSGQLHKTSEVPLTKIETYAAMPESPLRLDPQWGTYYYRFNVTRPPFDDARVRRALAMAIDRTAIVENITRGGEQPAHSFSPPGTGGFTPIATVSRDLEAARALLAEAGYPGGEGFPAAELLYNTSEKHRALAEAIQQMWKRDLGIDVTLYNQEWKVYLDSLKNLDYGIARSGWVSVYADANQYLEIMTTGNPNNRTGWGIEEYDTLHARSMAELDPAKRMTMLQELDAILLREMPVAPIYHYSQGYLLDPRVKHWYPNPLDKHPYKYVRLEE; this is encoded by the coding sequence ATGCGAATGAAAGCGTTGGGGCGAATCGCGGTGCTGGCGGCTGTTTGGGTCGGCGCTCTCCTGATCACGGCGGGGTGTGCCCGCGATGAGCGCGCGGTGGATCGCGGGGTGCAGGAAGGCATCCTCTACCTCGGCAATGGCGCGGAGCCGCCGGACCTCGATCCGCATATCTCCACGGGCGTGCCGGAGTTTCATATCATGGACGCGCTGTTCGAGGGGTTGGTCGACATCGAGCCGGAGACGGGCGCGCTGGTGCCGGGCCTGGCGGAGCGTTGGGAGATGTCGGCGGATGGAAAGACCTACACCTTTTACCTGCAGCCGAATGCGAAGTGGTCGGACGGGGTGCCGATCGAAGCGCCGGAAATCATCCGTGGCTACGAGCGGGCGATTAACCCGAGCTTCGGCGCGGAATACGCCTACCTCTTCGAAATCGTGCGCGGCGCGGTGGCCTACAATCGCGGCGAGACGACGGATTTTTCGACGGTGGGTTTTGAGGCACCGGATGCGCGCACGCTGGTGGTGCATCTCGAGCATCCGGTGCCGTATTTCCTCACCCTCATGACCTATGAGGCGTGGAACCCGGTGCCCATGCATGTGATCGAGGCGACGGGGGAACCCTACCGCCGCGGTTCGGGTTGGACGAAGGCGGGCGTGTTGGCGAGTAGTGGGCCGTTTCGACTTAAATCATGGCAGCCGAATCGGGTGATCATCGTGGACCGCAATCCGCATTACTGGGATGCCGACGTAGTGTCGCTCAATGAGATCCACTTCTTCCCGATCGAGAGCATCGATACGGAGGAGCGCATGTTCCGCAGCGGTCAGTTGCACAAAACCAGCGAGGTCCCGCTGACGAAGATCGAGACCTACGCGGCGATGCCGGAGTCGCCGCTGCGGTTGGATCCGCAATGGGGCACCTACTACTATCGGTTCAACGTGACGCGGCCGCCCTTTGACGATGCGCGGGTGCGGCGGGCGTTGGCCATGGCGATCGATCGCACGGCGATTGTGGAGAACATCACGCGCGGCGGAGAGCAGCCGGCGCACAGTTTCTCGCCGCCCGGGACGGGGGGCTTCACGCCGATCGCAACGGTGTCCCGCGACCTCGAGGCGGCGCGGGCGTTGTTGGCCGAGGCAGGGTATCCGGGCGGGGAAGGTTTCCCGGCGGCGGAGTTGCTTTACAATACCTCGGAGAAGCACCGGGCGCTGGCGGAGGCGATTCAGCAGATGTGGAAGCGGGACCTGGGCATCGACGTGACGCTCTACAACCAGGAGTGGAAGGTGTATCTGGATTCGCTGAAAAACCTTGATTACGGGATCGCGCGATCGGGTTGGGTGTCGGTTTACGCCGATGCGAATCAATACCTCGAGATCATGACCACGGGGAACCCCAACAACCGCACCGGCTGGGGTATTGAGGAATATGATACGCTGCACGCACGTTCGATGGCGGAGTTGGATCCGGCCAAGCGCATGACGATGCTGCAGGAGCTCGACGCCATCCTGCTGCGCGAGATGCCGGTTGCGCCGATTTATCATTATTCGCAGGGCTACCTCCTCGATCCGCGGGTGAAGCATTGGTATCCCAATCCGTTGGACAAGCACCCCTACAAATACGTGCGGCTGGAGGAGTGA
- a CDS encoding tetratricopeptide repeat protein, with protein MNETTIMMNGTMKRGRVSAGTKAMGWLAGVLVLTFGFGRALAVEPAAEEAFAAAVVAYLESGDAAAAQAAFVELQAQWPDYPDPVFNLAVLAEARGDAEEAMRGYERFLAMAPGHAKAAEARGALLALQQRPSAAEAYGELLARADARWRAGDLAGAFAEAAAAQALQPERWEAPALAAQVLAADGAWDDALPLTEQAVARAPEGELRAELAVYRDEIAARREAATARAQAEQLESAGDFAAAAAAYATVAESTEDGAVALLAGLNFGMVERWDDAAGWLARAVEWGDVRVVAEAQTQLSAIEQRRRVERRVATVEGAAEGTSDGRVDAGLPGRVDYEKGVVLLGDGATAEALAAFDAAIAQVPVNPDYARYFLMRGAARLDAGDAEAALEDLARAGLIDPAAPSLYELRALANVELGRYAEAIADYREARKRVEFASQEKAIEQQIVTLLLKEGSAREAMVESQRLADGTSGKPHQRALRSWAQAARQLDMDDEELKALGRLQNVASLSSSEGQRLRELRRRWVVVMTESNTHQTYGWADDELRADLSGYWREGQNITNLTRDDERDRWLVVRTKSPLHDEQNVETGEAFPRDWIKAKWDQGYGLMEFEVTAEGRWAVLMARGASLGKQWWKSVRDDGLSEGIQDIWSRDMRIQDVAYHNGLWYLAAAAKAPYGVQRWTTSVRFPERWIAQGYDQGYIISRVAHGAGKWFVVMAKSDLEQRYFYRHELPDEAIKAGWDDGLRLTEVVKVIEPLP; from the coding sequence GTGAACGAAACGACAATCATGATGAACGGAACGATGAAGCGGGGGCGCGTGAGCGCGGGCACGAAGGCGATGGGGTGGCTGGCGGGCGTGTTGGTGCTGACATTCGGCTTCGGTCGTGCGCTGGCGGTGGAGCCGGCGGCGGAGGAGGCGTTTGCGGCGGCCGTGGTGGCGTATTTGGAAAGTGGAGACGCGGCGGCGGCGCAGGCGGCGTTTGTCGAGTTGCAGGCGCAGTGGCCGGACTACCCGGATCCGGTGTTTAATCTGGCGGTCCTGGCGGAAGCACGGGGCGACGCCGAGGAGGCGATGCGCGGGTATGAACGTTTTCTGGCCATGGCACCGGGTCATGCGAAGGCGGCGGAGGCGCGCGGCGCGTTGTTGGCGCTGCAGCAGCGGCCGAGCGCGGCGGAAGCGTATGGGGAGTTGTTGGCGCGGGCGGATGCGCGGTGGCGCGCGGGGGATTTGGCCGGGGCGTTTGCCGAGGCGGCGGCGGCGCAGGCGTTGCAGCCGGAACGGTGGGAAGCGCCGGCGCTGGCCGCGCAGGTTCTGGCGGCGGACGGGGCTTGGGACGATGCGTTGCCCTTGACCGAGCAGGCGGTGGCGCGCGCGCCGGAGGGCGAGCTGCGGGCGGAGCTGGCGGTCTATCGCGACGAGATCGCGGCGCGGCGGGAGGCGGCGACAGCGCGGGCGCAGGCGGAGCAACTTGAGAGTGCCGGTGATTTTGCCGCCGCGGCGGCGGCGTATGCGACGGTGGCGGAGTCGACCGAGGACGGGGCGGTGGCGCTGCTGGCGGGGTTAAACTTCGGCATGGTCGAGCGCTGGGATGACGCGGCGGGTTGGTTGGCCCGGGCAGTGGAGTGGGGCGATGTGCGTGTGGTGGCGGAAGCGCAGACGCAGCTCAGTGCGATTGAACAACGACGACGCGTGGAGCGACGCGTCGCGACGGTGGAGGGCGCCGCAGAAGGCACGTCGGACGGGCGCGTGGACGCCGGGTTGCCGGGGCGGGTCGATTACGAGAAGGGCGTGGTGTTGCTCGGGGATGGTGCGACGGCGGAAGCGTTGGCCGCGTTTGATGCGGCGATCGCGCAGGTGCCGGTGAATCCGGATTACGCGCGGTATTTTTTGATGCGGGGGGCGGCGCGGCTGGATGCGGGCGACGCGGAGGCGGCATTGGAGGATCTGGCGCGCGCGGGACTGATCGATCCGGCGGCGCCGTCGTTGTATGAGTTGCGGGCGCTGGCGAACGTGGAGCTCGGTCGTTATGCGGAGGCGATCGCGGACTACCGGGAAGCGCGCAAGCGGGTGGAGTTTGCCTCGCAGGAGAAGGCGATCGAGCAGCAGATCGTGACGCTGTTGCTGAAGGAAGGCAGCGCGCGGGAGGCGATGGTCGAGTCGCAACGCCTGGCGGATGGAACGAGTGGGAAACCGCACCAGCGGGCGTTGCGCAGTTGGGCGCAGGCGGCGCGGCAGCTGGACATGGACGACGAGGAGCTGAAGGCGTTGGGGCGGTTGCAAAACGTCGCGTCGTTGAGCTCGTCGGAAGGGCAACGCCTGCGGGAGTTGCGGCGCCGTTGGGTGGTGGTGATGACGGAGTCCAACACGCATCAGACTTACGGCTGGGCGGACGACGAACTGCGGGCCGACCTGAGTGGGTATTGGCGCGAAGGGCAGAACATCACCAACCTGACGCGCGACGATGAGCGCGACCGCTGGCTGGTGGTGCGCACCAAGAGCCCGTTGCACGATGAGCAAAACGTGGAGACGGGGGAGGCCTTTCCCCGGGATTGGATCAAGGCCAAGTGGGATCAGGGCTACGGCTTGATGGAGTTTGAGGTGACGGCCGAAGGCCGGTGGGCGGTGTTGATGGCGCGGGGGGCGTCGCTGGGCAAACAGTGGTGGAAATCGGTGCGCGATGACGGCCTGAGCGAGGGCATTCAGGACATCTGGAGTCGGGACATGCGGATCCAGGATGTCGCCTACCACAACGGCCTGTGGTATCTGGCGGCGGCGGCCAAGGCGCCTTACGGGGTGCAGCGTTGGACGACGAGTGTGCGTTTCCCCGAGCGCTGGATCGCGCAGGGTTACGACCAGGGTTACATCATCAGCCGCGTCGCTCACGGCGCGGGCAAGTGGTTTGTCGTCATGGCCAAGTCGGACCTCGAGCAGCGTTATTTCTATCGGCATGAACTGCCGGATGAAGCGATCAAGGCAGGGTGGGATGACGGCCTGCGGCTGACCGAAGTGGTGAAGGTGATCGAGCCGTTGCCATGA
- the can gene encoding carbonate dehydratase — MKTLSHLFEQNRKWAEAITKEDPEFFTKLSQQQTPEHFWIGCSDSRVPATELIGLMPGEVFVHRNIANVVVHTDLNCLSVLQFAVDVLKVKHVMVVGHYGCGGVKAALRCERVGLVDNWLRHVQDVKTKHSACLCGLPTEGEQHDRLCELNVIEQVANVCQTTIVRDAWERGQTLHIHGWIYSLKDGLLRDMHIGASSQKEAEEAYRVAIAERTAT; from the coding sequence ATGAAAACGCTTTCTCACCTCTTTGAACAAAACCGCAAGTGGGCGGAAGCCATCACCAAGGAAGACCCGGAGTTCTTCACCAAACTCTCCCAACAGCAGACCCCGGAGCACTTCTGGATCGGCTGCTCCGACAGTCGCGTGCCCGCCACCGAACTCATCGGCCTCATGCCGGGTGAGGTGTTCGTCCATCGCAACATCGCCAACGTCGTCGTCCACACCGACCTCAACTGCCTCTCCGTTCTCCAGTTCGCCGTCGACGTCCTGAAAGTGAAACACGTCATGGTCGTGGGCCACTACGGCTGCGGTGGTGTCAAAGCCGCCCTGCGCTGCGAACGCGTGGGCCTCGTCGACAACTGGCTGCGCCACGTGCAGGACGTGAAAACCAAACACAGCGCCTGCCTCTGCGGCCTGCCCACCGAGGGCGAGCAACACGACCGCCTCTGCGAACTCAACGTCATCGAGCAAGTCGCCAACGTCTGCCAGACCACCATCGTGCGCGACGCCTGGGAACGCGGCCAGACCCTCCACATCCACGGTTGGATCTACAGCCTCAAGGATGGTCTCCTGCGCGACATGCACATCGGCGCCTCCTCGCAAAAAGAAGCCGAGGAAGCCTACCGCGTCGCCATCGCCGAACGCACCGCGACCTGA
- a CDS encoding GNAT family N-acetyltransferase — translation MNHTLRPATEADLPALAAIYIDAVRTLGPESYSERQVDAWAKWPSEEPDAFRDRIFAGDAWVAEIDGKPAAFAVFTAPDHLDFLYTKGEFARRGLATALHTKLEIIANAKGAPFLRTEASYLSRPVFNRFGYRVTAIERVERFGETFTRFLMRKRLSVGPPATGPAVAVISEHEASFAVTPVVAAEENVTVRRFDENNPGWFSGSDPRGVPGYFPAAWFQIDEIQHRASALRDYAAVELNVGVGDLVHVISTVNNWHLVVTADGLHEGWIPGDCLPPVTDSADWQPA, via the coding sequence GTGAACCATACCCTGCGCCCCGCCACCGAAGCTGACCTGCCCGCCCTCGCGGCGATCTACATCGATGCAGTGCGCACCCTCGGACCCGAGTCCTACAGCGAGCGCCAGGTCGACGCCTGGGCCAAGTGGCCGAGCGAAGAACCCGATGCGTTTCGCGACCGCATTTTTGCCGGCGACGCCTGGGTCGCCGAGATCGACGGCAAACCCGCCGCCTTCGCCGTCTTCACCGCCCCCGACCACCTCGACTTCCTTTACACCAAGGGCGAATTCGCCCGCCGCGGCCTCGCCACCGCCCTGCACACGAAGCTGGAAATCATCGCCAACGCCAAAGGCGCGCCCTTCCTGCGCACCGAAGCCAGCTACCTCAGCCGACCCGTCTTCAACCGCTTCGGTTACCGCGTGACCGCCATCGAACGCGTGGAACGTTTCGGCGAGACCTTCACCCGCTTCCTCATGCGCAAACGCCTCTCCGTCGGTCCCCCCGCCACCGGTCCCGCCGTCGCCGTGATCAGCGAACACGAAGCGTCGTTTGCCGTCACCCCCGTCGTGGCCGCCGAAGAGAACGTGACCGTGCGCCGCTTCGACGAAAACAACCCGGGTTGGTTTTCCGGCTCCGACCCCCGCGGCGTGCCCGGCTATTTCCCCGCGGCCTGGTTCCAAATCGACGAGATCCAACACCGCGCCTCCGCTCTGCGCGACTATGCCGCGGTGGAACTCAACGTGGGCGTGGGCGACCTCGTGCACGTCATCAGCACGGTCAACAACTGGCACCTGGTGGTCACGGCCGACGGCCTCCACGAGGGCTGGATCCCCGGCGACTGCCTGCCCCCGGTGACCGATTCGGCCGATTGGCAACCCGCCTGA